Proteins co-encoded in one Acidobacteriota bacterium genomic window:
- a CDS encoding 3-hydroxyacyl-CoA dehydrogenase, with product MSAGQQAPPGLGIRVVAVIGAGVAGRSFAMACAAAGFYVVLEDVMPANLRKAEVEYSDMSLRGGFGELQLASTVEDAVREADIAIDFVPDELESKLEIFSMIDRMAPPKTIICTPSEAQSITDLASCVYRPEKCIALRGKPVAGGEVRLLYPPIASQETIAAVESFFTCLGATPRAEIDPDAPMLVKNQARTH from the coding sequence ATGAGCGCAGGGCAGCAGGCCCCTCCCGGCCTCGGGATACGTGTCGTGGCCGTGATTGGAGCAGGGGTGGCGGGCCGGAGCTTCGCAATGGCCTGCGCCGCCGCAGGGTTTTACGTTGTGCTCGAAGACGTGATGCCGGCCAACCTGCGCAAGGCTGAGGTCGAATACTCGGATATGAGTCTGCGCGGAGGCTTCGGCGAGCTCCAGTTGGCTTCGACCGTCGAAGACGCAGTTCGGGAGGCGGACATCGCCATCGACTTTGTACCGGATGAGCTGGAGTCGAAGCTGGAGATCTTCAGTATGATCGACCGCATGGCCCCCCCGAAGACGATCATTTGTACTCCCAGCGAGGCGCAGAGCATTACCGACCTGGCCTCATGCGTCTACAGGCCGGAGAAGTGTATCGCTTTGAGAGGAAAGCCGGTTGCGGGGGGTGAGGTGCGGCTTCTGTACCCACCGATAGCCAGCCAGGAGACCATAGCGGCGGTGGAGAGCTTCTTTACCTGTCTCGGCGCCACTCCTCGTGCCGAGATCGACCCGGATGCGCCGATGCTGGTAAAGAATCAGGCGCGAACACACTAA